The Bubalus bubalis isolate 160015118507 breed Murrah chromosome 1, NDDB_SH_1, whole genome shotgun sequence genome includes a region encoding these proteins:
- the COPB2 gene encoding coatomer subunit beta': protein MPLRLDIKRKLTARSDRVKSVDLHPTEPWMLASLYNGSVCVWNHETQTLVKTFEVCDLPVRAAKFVARKNWVVTGADDMQIRVFNYNTLERVHMFEAHSDYIRCIAVHPTQPFILTSSDDMLIKLWDWDKKWSCSQVFEGHTHYVMQIVINPKDNNQFASASLDRTIKVWQLGSSSPNFTLEGHEKGVNCIDYYSGGDKPYLISGADDRLVKIWDYQNKTCVQTLEGHAQNVSCASFHPELPIIITGSEDGTVRIWHSSTYRLESTLNYGMERVWCVASLRGSNNVALGYDEGSIIVKLGREEPAMSMDANGKIIWAKHSEVQQANLKAMGDAEIKDGERLPLAVKDMGSCEIYPQTIQHNPNGRFVVVCGDGEYIIYTAMALRNKSFGSAQEFAWAHDSSEYAIRESNSVVKIFKNFKEKKSFKPDFGAESIYGGFLLGVRSVNGLAFYDWENTELIRRIEIQPKHIFWSDSGELVCIATEESFFILKYLSEKVLAAQETHEGVTEDGIEDGFEVLGEIQEIVKTGLWVGDCFIYTSSVNRLNYYVGGEIVTIAHLDRTMYLLGYIPKDNRLYLGDKELNIVSYSLLVSVLEYQTAVMRRDFSMADKVLPTIPKEQRTRVAHFLEKQGFKQQALTVSTDPEHRFELALQLGELKIAYQLAVEAESEQKWKQLAELAISKCQFGLAQECLHHAQDYGGLLLLATASGNASMVNKLAEGAERDGKNNVAFMSYFLQGKLDACLELLIRTGRLPEAAFLARTYLPSQVSRVVKLWRENLSKVNQKAAESLADPTEYENLFPGLKEAFVVEEWVKETHADLWPAKQYPLVTPNEERNVMEEAKGFQPSRSTAQQELDGKPASPTPVIVTSQTANKEEKSLLELEDLDNLELDDIDTTDINLDEDILDD, encoded by the exons ACACTGGTGAAAACATTTGAAGTATGTGATCTTCCTGTCCGAGCTGCAAAGTTTGTTGCAAGGAAGAATTGGGTTGTAACAGGAGCG gaTGACATGCAGATTAGAGTATTCAATTACAACACTCTGGAGAGAGTTCATATGTTTGAGGCACATTCAGACTACATTCGCTGTATTGCTGTTCATCCAACCCAGCCTTTCATTCTAACCAGCAGTG ATGACATGCTTATTAAACTCTGGGACTGGGATAAAAAATGGTCTTGCTCACAAGTGTTTGAAGGACACACGCATTATGTAATGCAGATTGTGATCAACCCTAAAGATAACAACCAGTTTGCCAGTGCTTCTTTGGACAGGACAATCAAG GTGTGGCAGCTGGGCTCGTCGTCACCAAACTTCACTCTGGAGGGACATGAGAAAGGCGTGAACTGCATTGATTACTACAGTGGTGGGGACAAGCCATACCTCATCTCAGGAGCAGATGACCGTCTTGTGAAAATATGGGACTATCAG AATAAAACTTGTGTACAGACACTGGAGGGACATGCCCAAAATGTGTCTTGTGCCAGTTTTCATCCTGAGCTGCCCATTATCATCACAGGTTCAGAAGATG GAACCGTGCGTATTTGGCATTCAAGCACCTATCGCCTTGAGAGTACTTTGAATTATGGAATGGAGAGAGTATGGTGTGTGGCCAGCCTGCGAGGGTCCAATAACGTTGCTTTGGGCTATGATGAAGGGAGCATTATTGTTAAG CTTGGTCGGGAGGAACCTGCCATGTCCATGGATGCCAATGGAAAGATAATCTGGGCCAAACATTCAGAAGTCCAGCAGGCCAACCTAAAAGCAATGGGAGATGCTGAAATTAAAGATGGAGAAAGACTGCCACTGGCAGTAAAAGATATGGGCAGTTGTGAAATATACCCTCAGACTATTCAGCACAATCCTAATGGGCG gtttgttgtggtgtgtggtgACGGCGAGTACATCATCTACACGGCAATGGCACTGAGGAACAAGAGCTTTGGGTCTGCCCAGGAGTTCGCGTGGGCCCACGACTCTTCAGA ATATGCAATAAGAGAGAGCAACAGTGTTGTAAAGATATTTAagaactttaaggaaaaaaaatcatttaaaccaGACTTTGGAGCTGAAA GTATCTACGGAGGTTTCTTACTGGGAGTCAGGTCTGTAAATGGTTTAGCTTTCTACGACTGGGAAAATACGGAACTCATACGCAGAATTGAAATTCAACCCAAACAC ATTTTCTGGTCTGACTCTGGAGAGCTAGTCTGTATTGCAACTGAAGAGTCATTTTTTATCCTTAAATATCTGTCAGAAAAAGTCTTGGCTGCACAGGAAACACATGAAGGAGTTACTGAAGATGGCATTGAAGATGGTTTTGAG gTTCTTGGTGAGATTCAGGAAATTGTGAAAACAGGGCTGTGGGTAGGCGATTGCTTCATTTACACAAGTTCTGTGAACAGATTAAATTATTATGTCGGAGGAGAAATAGTCACCATTGCCCACTTGGACAG GACGATGTATCTCCTGGGCTATATTCCTAAAGACAACAGGCTTTATCTGGGGGATAAGGAACTGAACATCGTTAGCTACTCCCTACTGGTTTCAGTGCTGGAGTACCAGACAGCCGTCATGCGGAGGGACTTCAGCATGGCCGATAAGGTCCTCCCGACCATCCCGAAAGAGCAGAGGACCAGAGTTGCACACTTCTTGGAAAAGCAG GGCTTCAAGCAGCAAGCTCTTACAGTTTCCACAGACCCTGAGCATCGCTTTGAACTTGCTCTTCAGCTTGGAGAACTAAAAATTGCATACCAGTTAGCAGTGGAAGCAGAG TCAGAACAGAAGTGGAAACAGCTTGCTGAACTTGCCATTAGTAAATGCCAGTTTGGCCTAGCCCAGGAGTGCCTGCATCATGCACAGGACTATGGGGGTCTGCTGCTTTTGGCCACTGCCTCTGGTAATGCTAGTATGGTGAACAAGCTAGCAGAGGGCGCAgagagagatggcaagaataatgTGGCATTCATGAGCTACTTTCTACAGGGCAA GCTTGATGCTTGCCTGGAGCTTTTGATTAGAACTGGACGACTGCCAGAAGCTGCCTTCCTGGCACGGACTTACCTACCCAGTCAGGTTTCAAG GGTGGTGAAACTCTGGAGAGAAAACCTCTCAAAAGTCAATCAGAAAGCAGCAGAATCCCTTGCTGATCCAACAGAATATGAAAACCTTTTCCCTGGATTAAAGGAAGCCTTTGTTGTAGAAGAATGGGTGAAGGAAACGCATGCCGACCTGTGGCCAGCCAAACAGTACCCACTTGTCACC ccaaatgaagaaagaaatgttatGGAAGAGGCAAAAGGCTTTCAGCCCTCAAGATCTACAGCTCAGCAG GAACTTGATGGGAAACCTGCTTCTCCTACTCCTGTTATCGTGACCTCCCAGACAgccaacaaagaagaaaag AGTTTACTTGAGCTGGAAGATTTGGATAATTTGGAATTAGACGATATTGACACAACAGATATCAACCTAGATGAAGATATTTTGGACGACTAA
- the MRPS22 gene encoding 28S ribosomal protein S22, mitochondrial, with product MATLRVSLSLWNLHAGSRGAGRVYFRARARPRPGDLFQPLPGVCGAGTPCRGLCSEAEYGNPKIKKPTFMDEEVQSILIKMTGLDLLKIFKPAIQETKPPTYKLMTQAQLEEATRQAIEAAKVRLKMPPVLEERTPINDVLAEDKILEGTETAKYVFTDISYSIPHRERFIVVREPSGTLRKASWEERDRMIQIYFPKEGRRVLTPVIFREENLQTMYSQDRHVDVLNLCVAQFEPDSADYIKVHHQTYEDIDKYGKYDLLRSTRHFGGMAWYFVNKKKIDGLLIDQIQRDLVDDAASLVQLYHILHPDGQSAQEAKEQAAEGLQLIKVFAKTEAQKGAYIELTLQAYQEAFISSSAAS from the exons ATGGCGACCCTCAGAGTGTCTTTATCGCTGTGGAATCTCCATGCAGGTTCTCGGGGTGCCGGGCGAGTCTATTTCCGGGCCCGCGCTCGGCCCCGGCCCGGCGACCTGTTCCAGCCTCTGCCCGGGGTCTGCGGGGCGGGAACGCCATGCCGTGGGCTCTGTTCTGAGGCCG AATATGGTAACCCAAAGATCAAGAAACCTacttttatggatgaggaagtCCAAAGCATACTCATCAAGATGACAGGCTTGGATTTACTGAAGATTTTTAAGCCAGCAATACAAGAAACGAAGCCACCAACTTACAAGCTAATGACCCAGGCACAGTTGGAAGAG gcTACAAGACAGGCGATTGAGGCAGCTAAAGTCAGATTAAAAATGCCACCAGTTCTGGAAGAGCGAACACCAATAAATGATGTGTTAGCCGAAGATAAAATTTTGGAAGGAACCGAAACAGCCAAATATGTGTTTACTGATATATCGTACAGCATACCACATCGG GAGCGTTTTATTGTTGTCAGAGAACCAAGTGGCACACTACGCAAAGCCTCTTGGGAAGAACGGGACCGCATGATTCAAatttatttccccaaagaagGCCGTAGAGTTTTAACACCAGTAATTTTCAGGGAAGAAAATCTTCAG ACCATGTACAGTCAGGACCGGCATGTTGATGTCCTCAATCTCTGCGTTGCCCAGTTTGAGCCAGATTCTGCTGACTATATCAAA GTTCATCATCAGACCTATGAAGATATAGATAAATATGGAAAGTATGACCTTTTACGTTCAACAAGACACTTCGGTGGAATGGCTTGgtattttgtaaataagaaaaagattgaTGGTTTATTGATTGACCAGATTCAGAGAGATTT AGTTGATGATGCCGCCAGCTTGGTCCAGCTCTATCACATCCTCCATCCTGATGGCCAGTCAGCTCAAGAGGCCAAAGAGCAGGCTGCTGAGGGATTACAGTTAATTAAG gtctTTGCAAAAACAGAAGCACAGAAGGGAGCATATATAGAATTAACACTGCAAGCTTACCAAGAAGCATTCATTAGCAGTTCTGCAgcttcctaa